A segment of the Mercurialis annua linkage group LG4, ddMerAnnu1.2, whole genome shotgun sequence genome:
CAGTTAGATTCCGGCTAAATGTTggtgataattttttttcccaATGAAACTTATGCAGTGATTctttaaatttagtaattttattaataaaaatcaaaataaagttaaaagtgttaaattttttaaacatgagagtaatttttaagattttagaGTTCGGAAAAATAAGTTTTGAAAGATAGCCAGtgtatatttttttcttcagaatttttaattttaatttttttcccggATATAGTTAATCGTAAGTGTCAGTGTTAGTGTTAGATTTCTTTTAAATGGTCTAAACTACTGGCGCGAAGAGGACTCGAAGTCGAGATCTTATAAATGCATTTGAAGAGCACTAACcattaggggtgagcacggttcggggGAATCCGGGGATTGACAAATCTCcagaaccaaaccaaaagtcggggatatcaaaaattggatatccggatccgtaccaataatcagttcggttcggttcggagattttatttttcggtacggttcggtacggtGATTCGGTCCTaatggttcggtacggttcggtatgGATATCACTAAAACCacggatattattttatttaaaatgtgatctctactatattataatatattattttgacttttaaaattaactagctactcattcattcatattttttatattttcaactatcacaagtaaataatcatcaataaaataaaaaggcacaacatgtatattatcgttcgatttaatattaattttttaattatttaataagggtacttttaaatattctcaagtctaaaattatatcatttttgttaaaactatgtaatttagtcaatgataaaaaataatgaatatgtgttgttcatattaatttataaaaaatacttttaataattattaaatacttgacaaattcatataattttcattgaaatatataagtattttatttttatgtaaattaataatttttttatatatatagactaatatttttaatatatattatttaattttataaaacaattttaatttttagtaattcaaagttaatacaaataataatcaaatgaaaattagaataatatatatatatatatatatatttatatatatatatatatatatatataatttcggttcttcgggtataagttcggtacttcggttcggtacggttcggttatttataaaagatccagaaccgtaccaataaaattttcggtacggttcggttcggagaaagtcaatggtcaacggatatttttcggtcctggatattttcggtccggttttcggttcggttttggagaTATCCAGGATCCGTGCTCACCCTACTAACCATTTGAATTAAgcaaataatgtataaatttAAGGTTTAAGTTTGAGTGTTTACAATCTTACTTGTAGTAGCATActcttatttttgaaatttatttttggaattGGGCCGGTTCCATACCCTTTTGACCAGGTCAATTCTGGTCTGGTTCCAGTTCGGAACCGACTCGTGGCCAGGGCACTATAGTATATTACCACACAGGTCAGGCAGTTAAACTGAATATATGATCGTCCCAAAACCATCTTAGCCGTCCATATAAACCGtacttttctaattttaatgtATACCCGACCGCTTCTAATCCACAAACACTTCACATTATACACTCGCAATAAGCTTACGTTACCTCAAACACCACATCTAAACCGTCCAAATATAGCGCGTGAGATTCAGATAAACACTTCAGGTGAAGAAATCACCGCACTACACTCCCCAATGCACACGGGATTAAGACACAAGTGACGAATCACTGCGCTGTAccatttttgtaattatttccTCTTTCAAGCCTTAAAATCTAACactttttaatcatttataacTCTCTTTTTTCAACTCCATAACAAGAAATCTCAACGAAACTCACTCTCTGTTATCACTTTACAGTAAATCTTCAAAGGTACAATCTCGAAACCCTAAGAATTTATCTCAATCTTTaattaaattgtgttttaattgcaTGGAGATTGTATAATTATTAGTTAAACTTGAATGGGttgattaatttgttttacATGCTTGTTCTTGATTTTATATACGGATTCTTGCTATTTTATTAGTGTGTTGTTGATGAAATGGGGAAGGGTAAGCCAAGAGCTGTAGAGAAAGGGGTAGTAGGGCAAATCTTGTGTGGGTCGTCGTCGTCAGCGGGGTCATTACATGTACCTCCAGCACCTGTTTATTACCCTAATGAAGAAGAATTTAAAGAACCTTTGGAGTATATTTATAAGATTAGAGTAGAAGCTGAGAAATATGGGATTTGTAAAATTGTACCGCCGAAAGGTTGGTCACCGCCGTTTGCGTTAGACTTGGATGCTTTTACTTTTTCTACGAAAACACAAGCTATTCATCAGTTGCAGGCTAGGCCTGCTTCATGTGATTCGAAGACTTTTGACTTGGAATATAGTAGGTTTTTGGAGGAACATTGTGGGAAGAAGCTGAAGAGAAGGGTGATTTTTGAAGGGGATGAGTTGGATTTGTGTAAATTGTTTAATGCTGTTAAGAGATTTGGCGGGTATGATAAGGCTGTTAAGAAGAAGAAATGGGGTGATGTTTCTAAGTTTGTTAGACCAGGGATGAAGATTTCGGAGTGTGCCAAGCATGTTTTGTCTCAATTGTATTTTGAACATTTGTATGATTATGAGAAGTATTATAATCGATTAAATAAGGAAATTAATAAGAGTTCTAAAAGGGGGATTTGGCAAGATAAGAAATCTAATAATGAGGCTGAGGTTTTGTGCTCAAAGAGGAGGCGAAAAAATGTTGAAGGGGAGAAAGTTAAGATTTGTCATAAGGTTGAGAAAGAGGACGAGGTTGATCAAATCTGTGAGCAATGTCGGAGTGGTTTGCATGAGCAAGTGATGCTTTTGTGCGACAGATGTAATAAAGGATGGCATATTTATTGCCTATCACCACCATTGAAGCAAATCCCTCCTGGGAACTGGTATTGCTTTGAGTGTTTGAACTCAGATGAGGATATCTTTGGGTTTGTTCCTGGAAAGCGTTTTACAGTGGAAGCTTTTAGACGTGTTGCTGATCGAGCCAGGAGGAAATGGTTTGGAACAGGGTCTGCTTCACGAGTGCAATTGGAGAAAAAGTTTTGGGAAATTGTGGAGGGATCAGCAGGTGAAGTTGAAGTTATGTATGGCAGTGATTTAGATACTTCGATATATGGGAGTGGCTTTCCACGTGTAAATGATCAGAGACCGGAATCTGTTGAAGCAAAGGTGTGGGATGAATACTGTGGTAGCAAATGGAATCTCAATAACTTGCCCAAGTTAAAAGGCTCAATGCTTCAAGCTGTTCACAATAATATAACTGGTGTTATGGTTCCCTGGCTTTATGTTGGAATGCTATTCTCTTCATTTTGCTGGCATTTTGAGGATCACTGTTTTTACTCAATGAACTATCTACATTGGTATGTCCCATTAATTTATTACGTCTGCtctgtatttaattttttgaattaaatttgtgCCTGTCTTTCTTTCCCTATCAAGCAAGAAATTATGAAAGAGAGACTTGTTTGTCATACCTGCTGTTTGTCTAACTTTTCCCTCCTTTAATAAGTATGTTGATTTTTTAGTCAGAATAGAGTTTAGGGTTTAGAATTTTTAGAAGCAAAAATAATCAGAtagatttaatatatttttttgttatgatTGATTGAAACCACATAGCATTTGGATAAAAAATGTACATCAGCATTTGAGCTGACTAAAACTGATGAGAAAGAAAATTgcactattttttttcattgtttttgGGCTGCTGagtttctcttttaatttttgtgtcaTAGATGAAACCCTGTCACTTCAGTGGGAGCTATGTCGATGACAACTTTGGCACGAGTTAATTTCATAGGACAATTTTGACCAAGTAATTCTTAATGTTACATGCCatttgaagaaataaaaatgaaagatcaGTTAGTTATCGACTATTAAGACTgaaaattgtaaatttgtaCTTTATGTTCACTTATTTTATATCAAAGAGCAATAGCGCTTCATATCTTATGTATAATAAACTCATTAGGATTAATGTAATAGATCCACAGAAGTTCTTACAATCTGCACGTAGTTCCCCTTCCCCCCCGAAAGTTGAGAATTTAAGTCAGCTTTACACTCACTCACTCCTAAGAAACCCAAGAGTCTCGTTGGTGTTTATTTAAAGTGTGAGTCAAATTGTTATTTGGATTTGTAATGGTATATATGGTTACGTTTTTTTTGATGGAAAAGGCTTATTGTGCGTCTGAATGTTAAAACTTGATCTCTAAGGTCATTACGCTGCACCACCTTATCTTTGAGAGTTGatgccattttttttttctcaggGGAGAACCAAAATGTTGGTACAGTGTCCCTGGTAGTGAAGTCAAAGCTTTTGAGAAGGTAACAATTTTGCATCTATATGTTTGATGTCTTTTAGCCCTCTTTGTTCAGTGGTATCTTTCTTTGATAATTTCTTGCTGTAAGTTTATTACATGATAGCATTAGAGGATTTCATTTAACTGAATTAGGTATGAGGAATTACATTTTTATCTGATAATAGTATTTCTGACATCTGTAAGTTATAGTAGGATATGGTTTTTTTGGATAAGCTGATGTTCTCCTCTCTATGTAGGTCATGCGAAATAGTCTTCCTGATCTTTTTGATGCACAGCCAGATTTATTATTTCAGCTTGTGACCATGTTGAACCCATCTGTCCTGCAAGAAAACAATGTTCCAGTTTATACTGTATTGCAGGTTTGATACTCAAGGACGTGAATGTTACATTGCTTACTTTTAAGTTGGTATACAAGATTACTTAAATTGAAAGAGAGAGCTATTTTGAATGTACATACTACTTAAttaaattgtttcaccttttttgtcaTCTAGAATCTGAATGTAAAATAAGTTCTTATCTTGTAGCTACTGTCAAATATTTATCTCTGAATTTCACTAGATGCTTTTATCATATCTGCCTTTGATCTATCTTCGCTAGGAACCTGGAGATTTTGTCATCACCTTCCCCAGATCTTATCATGCAGGATTCAATTTTGGTATGCTTTAATTAGATTGGAATCGATCAAACTAAAGGAATGGTTATATGCCGACTAGTAACTCATTTGGGTTATTCTGTGTATTCAGGTTTGAATTGTGCAGAAGCTGTCAATTTTGCTCCTGCTGATTGGCTACCTCATGGTGGATTCGGAGCAGATTTGTATCAGAAGTATCATAAAACTTCTGTATTATCCCATGAAGAGCTTCTTTGTGTTGTAACCAAGTTTGTAAGCAATTTTACCCAATGgacattttttttcttgtgaCAAAAagtgatgaaattaaaattctaattatccGGCGAGGCCCATTAAATGATAATGATAAATTGATGCCATCTGAGTGATCAAAGATGCGAGTGTTGTATTTCAGATAAAGAAAATTATAACTAAGCAACTGGACATTTCCATTCCAAATGACTGAAAGTGATATGTTATGCTAAACTTTTTCGGAGATAGAACTATAGAATCCATAACTTCAAAGACTTCATAACTACTTAGATTAGTCATCCTGCTCACTGTGGTCAGCTATATTCCTTAAAGTCTATGTTATTACTTCCTTGGCTTAAACAAGGATTCAATCATTTTCTTGTGTCCGGGAAAGATTCAATCATTTTCTTGTGTCCGGGAAAGATTCAATCATTTTCTTGTGTCCAAGAGCTCCTCTGTGATGGTGGAATTTAATTTGGAGAGATTATTCTTGAAATGGCATTTATTTGATTATGATCTTCTATATTAggcttaattgctttaaaaatcatgaactttagcatcttttgcaaatttaacatgagcatttaatttttgcaatgtCAGACaccaactttcaattttttgtaatttgaaacATCCAACAATTTTCCGTTAAAAAATAGCTTATGTGGACGCCGAAACAATGTATATTCGGGTGGCCACATGAGCATTTTTTTAACGAAAATTGCTCGGTGTTTCGAATtgtaaaaaatatgatatttcgTCGTtcaaattgtcaaaattgaagttcatgttaaaattgcaaaacacggtaaactttgttatttttaaagcaatttatcCTTTATATTATGTATTTAGTTGGTGaactgtttttttgtttttccgtTTTTTATGTGAGATTCTGCAGTCATTGTGAACAACATTCAgcaaaatttgttttgtttctagCAGGGCAATTGTGATAGCAAAGTGTCACCTTATCTGAAGAAGGAATTGTTGCGAATGTATAATAAAGAGAAAAGCAGGAGAGAGAAACTTTGGAGAAGTGGCATCGTCAAATCTTCTGTCATGCTCCCTCGGAAATGCCCTGAATATGTTGGCACTGAAGAGGTAATTTCTTAATTGATGCCCTCAATATGTGTGTTGGCTTCTCTTCATTGTGAACATGCTAATCATGCTAGATGCTCATCTTTTCAGGATCCAACATGCATTATATGTAAGCAGTGTCTCTATCTTTCTGCTGTTGTTTGCAGATGTAGGCCATCAGCATTTGTATGCTTGGAGGTATGCAAACTTGGTGACACTCATGTTAGaagtcttttttattttatcggATTTGGGTTTGTGCTAATTGAtcaaatttttgatttataCTTTGGACTATTTTTTAATCCTAAATGCCGATCTGTATTTGATACTTATGCAGCACTGGGAGCACATTTGTGAATGCAAATTGAGCAGACTTCGCCTTCTTTATCGTTATACCCTGGCAGAATTGTATGATTTAGTGCTTATAGTGGATAAGTGGGATACTGACGATAGATCACAAGGCAATAGCTTAGTGAGGCATAGTTCTTGTTCCAGTGATGTGAACATCTTGATAAAGAAGGTTTGCTCATGTTACCTAATGTAAACTTCCTATGCGATTGACCAGATTAACTTGTGAAAACATTCCATATATATCATTTTGGATCACCAgctctctttaattattgcatttagGCAACACTTGCGATATCATGAAAATAATTTTGCAACTAGAAAGGTGAGATATTTGCTGTCTGAGTATGTATCATTAGCAATAGCCTGGATATATGCCATTCTTTGATAAGCTGTGAAATTTACCAACCTGGAATAGAACAATGTGGCTGCTTGTATTATAGGTTGAACataattaaatgtttaaaagCTATTGATTATCCGATTGAAGATTGGACCAAATCATATAAGCTTTTAGTCTTATGTGATTTATATATGGTTATTGGTTATGATGTCTGAACAGTTGTGATCAACTCCTTCTGGATGGTTGGCTTCTTTTGCATGTTTCTGGCTGTATCTCAGTTGAATGGCTGTTCTTTGGCAACCAATTTTATATGCATAGGGGACGTTATTCCCTTATTTGGTTTATTGTAGGCTTGTAGCTTGATATATGCTTCAGTTACGTAGTTGATAATTTTCTGTTGTGAATGTGTAGGTCAAAGGTGGCCATGTCAGTTTGGCTCAACTTGCTGAAAAATGGATTTTGCAatgttgtaatatttttaagaatCCATACTCCAGCGAGTCATTTGCTACCTTACTGAAGGATGCTGAAGAATTTCTTTGGGCTGGTTCTGAGATGGATCCAGTGAGTTTTGACTTTGGAGATGTCTTCTTATTTTGGTTCTTTCTCCCAGCCTGAGTCTCAGATATACTAATGTTGACAATGCCTTCTGTCTCATTCAAATTAGGTACGGGAAATGGCTGAGAATTTGATTATAGCTCAGAAGTGGGCAGAAGGCGTAAGACACTGCCTTTCTAAAGTTGAGAACTGGTCTTCTAACTGCAGGGCTGATTGTCAACCAGTGGACATAGAGCACATTAATGAATTGCTGAAATTTGACCCTATACCATGTAATGAGCCTGGTCATTCTAAATTGAAGGTTGGTATGGTTTTTCAAACAGTTCGTGCTTTTCTTTTGCTCTTTTGTCTGCAAATTGAAACAGCGCCTGTTATTTTCTTTCACAGGAATATGCAGAAGAAGCCAAGCTGTTGACTCAGGAAATTGTTTCTGCTCTGTCGTCATGCTCTAAAGTATCTCTCATACATGCATCTGTATATGTCTAAATTTGATTGTTCAATTCTCTCTGTTTCAGCTAAAATCATAAGTTCTTTTCTAATGTCACTGCAGATCTCTGAGCTTGAGTCGCTGTATTCAAGGGCTCGTGGTTTCCCAGTTTTTATTAAGGACAGTGAGAAATTGTTGCAGAAAATTACAGCAGCAAAGGTATTGATGTATTCTCATTTAGATCTGTCTGTTATGGACTTCTAGGTCTGCAACTTGGGATGATTTACTCTTGATATAACTTCATTGTTCTGTTTCTCATGGATGACTTGTGGTTAAGGGTTCGTCTTTAACACCGGATAAAACAAATTGTGTCAATCTCAGTCAAAGATTtattttaaagattattaaatttatcaccCGAGATTCAATTCTATTTTTCTGTATGATGGTATCTAATACCGCCTTTTAAATCATTCTctcatatttttagtttttacttTAGTTGCCACTTGTTGATGGTAACTAGAATGCCCCTATAAGGAGTGAAAAAAACTGTCTACACCAAAAGACATAAGCAAGCTGAAATGATGGGttgtgtttggtttaaatactTCAAATTCATAACTTTTGGTTCTGTTCAATTTGGAGTGAAATAACCAATTTAGCCAAACTGAACTAAAAGActattattgttattaaattgTACATTAAATATCAGTTTGAAGTGTATTTTATCAGTTTTTAATACATTTTGTATTATATTGTTACTATATCATGTAATAGATATCAAAATGTTTGTTTAtagataatattataaataatttaaagaattaaaGATGAACCTAAGAATTTAACCAATAAATGAATAAACTGAGAACCgaattgaaatatttttctgTTCAATTCTGTTCTTAGCGAGTTTGATGATTTGAAAGTAAATAAATCGAGATGTTTGTGTTGAGATGAATGGTTACTAATGCACACCCTTAGCTCTTGTGGTCCCATTGTTCTTGGCCAATAGACTATTAGTCGTGAGCATCTTGAATATTTATTGTTCTAGTCATCTTATTGTTTATTTGTTGCTTATCCGCTTATGGTCACTTCTTCAGGAATGGATAGAGTGTGCAAGGAAATGTATCTCAGAAAAGTGCCCTGCCACAGTTGATTTTAATATCCTCAACAAGTTGAAGTCAGAGGTGAATGATTCTCTTACTTACATGTTCCGTTAGTTGTCAATTGCCATTTCTTTTTCCAATCTTATCAATTTTATCCTTGTTTAATCTTTTCATTCTTTCGTTGAATAGATACCAAAGCTTCAGGTTGAGCTACCTGAAGAAGAAATGCTTTTGGATCTAGTAAGACAAGCTGAATTGTGTCAATCTTGCTGCTGTGAGATTTTGAAAGCTCCAATGAGTTTAAAGGTAAGCTTATAGCATATATTCACCATTTTATCCCTAAATCCAAATCTCAAGGGGTTCAAAGGTATTAGAGTTTGAACTTTTGATCAATGCAGAGTGTTGAGCTGCTACTTAGAGAATGGGAAAATTTTACTGCTATCATTCCAGAATTGATGCTTCTAAAACAATACCACCTTGATGCTGTTTCATGGATTGCCTGCTGTAATGATGTATTACTGAATGTTGGCCAACGGGAGGATCAAGACAATGTAGTTAATGAATTACAAGGCCTTTTGGAAGATGGGTCCACTTTGAAAATTCAAGGTTTTTAATATCTACTTTCTTAGTTTTTTGTTATCATAACTGGGAATATTTACTGTACCATTAAGCTACTACTTGCTCAGCTTGATATTTGGTTCATTTATTTGAACAGTTGATAAACTTTCAATTCTTGAGGTTGAGTTGAAGAAGGCTCTTTGCAGGCAAAAAGCTCTCAAGGTAATGTATACCTTTTCGTAATGGTGTTTTTTTGGTTGGGTTAGCATGTCACGGTACATGTTTTTTCTAATATAATATCAATTGCATCTCTTCTGTACCCAGGCTCAGTTTGTTAATTCATATTGATGCCTTACAATTTCCACCTAGTGTAGAATTAATGATTCATGTCCTCGTTAGGTAATctgataataaattattttgggcACTTCTCTTGCAGGCATTGCATACCAAAATGCCCTTGGACTTCATTCAACAACTTATAAAAGATGCTATCTTGTATGCTTCTTTCCTTGAGGCTACTGAAAATTGACATTAAAGGaagatttttgtttttgtttttttgcatGTAGCAGTTAGATTCTTATTGCATACATGGCATTTCTGTCCTTTCTCAGACAGCAGACTGAGAGTGAGAAGTTATTCATTGACATGCGTGGAGTGCTTGAAGATGCTTTTTCTTGGGAGGAAAGAGCAAAAAACGTTCTTGAAAACGGAGCCCAAATGTCAGACTTTGAGGATATTTTAAGGTTTTGGGGCATTTGTTGCTGCTCTTTGTGATTCACTTCAGCTttatctttctttctcttttgataataatttttggGTTTTAATCTTGTAGGAGTGCAGCAAACATATTTGTGCTTCTACCTACTTTAAATGATATTGAAGAGGCTGTAGCAACAGCCAAGTGCTGGTTGAAGAATTCTGAGGCATATTTAAGATCTTCATCATCCACAGGGTCCAGCTGTTGTTTTCCGCTTGAACTTGAGGATTTGAAGGTTTTCCAATTTACTTTGTTGCTAAAATTTAGgttgaatttattaatataactaaaagtttttcaattttatgcaGGAGTTGGTCTTGCAGtcaaaattacttaaaataaccTTTGATGAAAGAGGAATGATAGAAATGGTTTTGAAGAATTGTGAGGAATGGAAGCAGGTTGCCTGCTCTGCGATGCATGATGTAGGGTGCATACTGGATTCAGGTCTTATTCACGACAGACAGATTAATGACCTTACTGCAAAAATAGAACTTGCAGTTACTAAATTACAGGCTATTAAGAAATCTGGGTTTGCTCTTGGTTTCAACTTTCTTGAGATCCCTAGACTTCAAGATGCCTGTTCTGTGCTTCAATGGTGCAATTGGGCCCTTTCTTTTTCCTCTGCTTCCCCATCTTTTGAGGTCAGGAGCTTCATATGTTCATAATCTTGTAACGTTGCTTttctttttacattttattatgcaaagtaatTAAGCATGACCTTTTATTCTTGAGTAAACTATTTCTTTGGGGATAAAATTATGAAGTTCAGCAAGCTGCAATAAAATTGGTTTGTCGTTGTTAATATATATCTCTTTGTTGATTTTGTGCTTGTTGGCAAGTAAAAATTTCTCATagattttaactaattttggaTCAGTATGTGTAGCCTAAGTACCTGTAGTCTATCATGTTTATTGTGTCTTTTAATATCGGAATGATAAACCATTATGGCTTAGGCTTTTTTTCGTCCTTTTTTATGGTATTGAAGCTTGTAAATTGCTTAAGCACTTAGTTTCCTCCTGATCAGCTTGTGTTTAAGGTTTGCATGTCCTATTATTGTAGGATGTTGAAAAGTTGATGGATGCTGCACAGAATCTTTCAGTTACATTTGTTTCATGCTCTCTGTTGAGCTCTTTAATGGAAGGGGTTAAATGGCTCAGGAAAGCATTGGAGGGAATTTTTGTGCGAAGTGATCATGATAGATGGAAGTTGAGTGAAGCTGAAGAGGTTCTTGTGAAAGCTCAGGTACTTTCATGTTATGGTTTTTTCTTCCAATTTGTCTTTACAACTCTTTTCTCATTTAATTCTGATGCCAGGATATCAATATTTCCTTCCCAATGGTGGTAGATCGACTTGTAAATGCTATACATAAACATAAGTGAGTCTTCTAATACTCCGttaatacattttttatttcctttttcctCTTAACATAGTTATTCTGCAAATTTGTAGGAAGAAAGATGCATACATGTCTTATGCATTCTTGGTTATATCTGCATTTGAGATAGCCTACCTATGCTTGTGTTTGCCGTATCTATTCTCTTTAGCTGTGGTCCTCTGCAATAACTGTTGTTGTGGCCGTTAGTCATATGAATCTTTGTTGTAGATAGGGAAGTATTTGATCACTCATTACTATGGTAATAATATATATGAAGAATTCAGATGCGTGTTACAGAATAAGAAAACATATCTATGTGTAAAGTCAGGAAGCTTGGGGATACTTCTTCTCTTTGGCTACATCATACATGGGATGCATACAGATGGAAAAAGTTCTCTTTTTTCCCCTCTCTTCCTTTTTGGCAGAATTGATTGAATACTTTTTTGcctattttaatttcttttttgtgTGGTTTTTTATTGAATTGGAGAGAAGTGAATGGTCATAAgatattttcttctttcttgtTCTTGATCTATAAATTCTGAACTGCTTC
Coding sequences within it:
- the LOC126676375 gene encoding lysine-specific demethylase JMJ17 isoform X3: MGKGKPRAVEKGVVGQILCGSSSSAGSLHVPPAPVYYPNEEEFKEPLEYIYKIRVEAEKYGICKIVPPKGWSPPFALDLDAFTFSTKTQAIHQLQARPASCDSKTFDLEYSRFLEEHCGKKLKRRVIFEGDELDLCKLFNAVKRFGGYDKAVKKKKWGDVSKFVRPGMKISECAKHVLSQLYFEHLYDYEKYYNRLNKEINKSSKRGIWQDKKSNNEAEVLCSKRRRKNVEGEKVKICHKVEKEDEVDQICEQCRSGLHEQVMLLCDRCNKGWHIYCLSPPLKQIPPGNWYCFECLNSDEDIFGFVPGKRFTVEAFRRVADRARRKWFGTGSASRVQLEKKFWEIVEGSAGEVEVMYGSDLDTSIYGSGFPRVNDQRPESVEAKVWDEYCGSKWNLNNLPKLKGSMLQAVHNNITGVMVPWLYVGMLFSSFCWHFEDHCFYSMNYLHWGEPKCWYSVPGSEVKAFEKVMRNSLPDLFDAQPDLLFQLVTMLNPSVLQENNVPVYTVLQEPGDFVITFPRSYHAGFNFGLNCAEAVNFAPADWLPHGGFGADLYQKYHKTSVLSHEELLCVVTKFGNCDSKVSPYLKKELLRMYNKEKSRREKLWRSGIVKSSVMLPRKCPEYVGTEEDPTCIICKQCLYLSAVVCRCRPSAFVCLEHWEHICECKLSRLRLLYRYTLAELYDLVLIVDKWDTDDRSQGNSLVRHSSCSSDVNILIKKVKGGHVSLAQLAEKWILQCCNIFKNPYSSESFATLLKDAEEFLWAGSEMDPVREMAENLIIAQKWAEGVRHCLSKVENWSSNCRADCQPVDIEHINELLKFDPIPCNEPGHSKLKEYAEEAKLLTQEIVSALSSCSKISELESLYSRARGFPVFIKDSEKLLQKITAAKEWIECARKCISEKCPATVDFNILNKLKSEIPKLQVELPEEEMLLDLVRQAELCQSCCCEILKAPMSLKSVELLLREWENFTAIIPELMLLKQYHLDAVSWIACCNDVLLNVGQREDQDNVVNELQGLLEDGSTLKIQVDKLSILEVELKKALCRQKALKALHTKMPLDFIQQLIKDAILQQTESEKLFIDMRGVLEDAFSWEERAKNVLENGAQMSDFEDILRSAANIFVLLPTLNDIEEAVATAKCWLKNSEAYLRSSSSTGSSCCFPLELEDLKELVLQSKLLKITFDERGMIEMVLKNCEEWKQVACSAMHDVGCILDSGLIHDRQINDLTAKIELAVTKLQAIKKSGFALGFNFLEIPRLQDACSVLQWCNWALSFSSASPSFEDVEKLMDAAQNLSVTFVSCSLLSSLMEGVKWLRKALEGIFVRSDHDRWKLSEAEEVLVKAQDINISFPMVVDRLVNAIHKHKLWQGQANDFFHLKPEERYWSQLLKLKETGKDVAYSCAELDMVLFEIEKIEEWKQGGIEIAQIFLDESNPLLGALEKIKQSLDASLYIYGKSQSSEARTMFMCCSGYIEDQEFLTCSICKDCYHLRCLKPALLDEKSAELYVCSYCHYLEDSSIVPDRAAFLRYGAKQADLSKLIKILFDAEKFSVWLEERDTLRQVVEQALDCKVCLREVLDFESSYLDNDLSLITRKLIIALKAMQSAGVYDHQGHYDLQLALARNSWRMKAKRLLDGVQKPAMQQIRGHMKEGLAINIPPEDYFWKNLTELKQIGLHWADRAKKVVLDSGALGLEKVLELISEGENLPVHLQKELKLLRARSMLYCICRKPYDDRAKVTCDRCDEWYHLDCIKLQYLPKAYVCAACDPLRELSASLHNDNERLTSAKPVEPKTPPCCIQSAEVISIEQKIVPLSDSNIVKNRWSGIDRLWWRNRKPFRRESKKRAELECLSHLFI